A genome region from Archaeoglobus fulgidus DSM 4304 includes the following:
- a CDS encoding NAD(P)/FAD-dependent oxidoreductase, translated as MKNIVIVGGGVAGTITANYLAMKLREEIREKNVSITLISDREKQLYEPGLLYLIFNRMEESEILKDVKYLLDPLIELKIARATKIDAEKSRVELENGEVVNYDYLVIATGSRVAPEEMPGLVDGGHWFYNLDGAKRLREELARFKKGKVVVSVMGIPHKCPVAPIEVTFMLHEFFKIHGVRKDVELLYTYPINRVFTMEEVSDLVQKMFDERGINYKTFFNPVSIDPEKKVIETLEGEEEPYDLLIAIPPHKGSQVIIDSGLGDRDGWVPTDRYTLKAEGLENVYVVGDATNLPVSKAGSVAHFEAEVVAENIAAEIKGLPPTARYFGKAMCFIETGFSEATYIWFDYETPPKFVKPNKFIHWMKLAYNRMYWLTARGML; from the coding sequence ATGAAAAACATTGTTATTGTTGGTGGAGGAGTTGCTGGAACCATTACTGCAAACTACCTCGCAATGAAGCTCAGGGAGGAAATCAGGGAGAAGAACGTCTCCATAACCCTGATTTCAGACAGGGAGAAGCAGCTCTACGAGCCGGGACTGCTTTACCTCATTTTCAACAGAATGGAGGAGAGCGAGATTCTCAAAGATGTTAAGTACCTTCTTGACCCGCTAATTGAGCTGAAGATTGCAAGGGCAACGAAAATTGATGCGGAGAAGAGCAGGGTTGAGCTTGAAAATGGAGAAGTGGTAAACTACGACTACCTTGTCATCGCTACAGGTTCAAGAGTTGCTCCTGAGGAGATGCCGGGGCTTGTTGATGGCGGACACTGGTTCTACAACCTTGATGGGGCAAAAAGGCTGAGAGAGGAGCTTGCAAGGTTCAAGAAGGGAAAGGTTGTCGTCAGCGTAATGGGAATCCCGCACAAATGCCCCGTTGCACCCATTGAGGTTACCTTCATGCTCCACGAGTTCTTCAAGATTCACGGCGTGAGGAAGGATGTGGAGTTGCTCTACACCTACCCGATAAACAGAGTCTTCACGATGGAGGAGGTTTCCGACCTTGTCCAAAAAATGTTCGACGAGAGGGGGATAAACTACAAGACCTTCTTCAATCCCGTAAGCATCGACCCTGAGAAGAAGGTCATTGAGACTCTGGAGGGTGAGGAGGAGCCATACGACCTCCTTATAGCAATCCCGCCGCACAAGGGCTCTCAGGTAATCATCGACTCAGGCCTTGGCGATAGAGATGGCTGGGTCCCGACTGACAGGTACACGCTGAAGGCCGAGGGACTGGAGAATGTGTATGTTGTTGGAGATGCGACGAATTTGCCAGTAAGCAAAGCAGGCAGTGTGGCACACTTTGAGGCGGAGGTTGTGGCGGAGAATATAGCTGCGGAGATTAAGGGCCTGCCCCCAACAGCCAGATACTTCGGAAAGGCGATGTGCTTCATCGAGACGGGATTCAGCGAGGCGACATACATATGGTTCGACTACGAGACACCACCGAAATTCGTAAAGCCTAACAAGTTCATCCACTGGATGAAGCTTGCCTACAACAGAATGTACTGGCTTACGGCAAGAGGTATGCTCTGA
- the larE gene encoding ATP-dependent sacrificial sulfur transferase LarE: MNPETLEKLQRMRGFLEGFKGVVIAFSGGVDSSTLAAVCKDAGLDVLAVTVVSQKSPSREIKDAAKIAMEIGVKHEFVNMDILTPEFRENTSERCYFCKKKVLSSLVSLAEERGYDAVFEGTNASDLEGHRPGYKAVKEMHGVYSPWAEFGITKKEIRMVAKSMGFSFYDKPSLACLASRIPSGVEIDERKLRMVDEAENLVIEIAGVRQVRVRNYDGVAVVEVGEEEIGKLLEKATIVRDRLKEIGFRSVLVDLEGYRTGKQLF; the protein is encoded by the coding sequence ATGAATCCAGAAACACTGGAAAAACTGCAGAGGATGAGAGGATTTCTTGAAGGTTTCAAAGGGGTTGTTATCGCCTTCAGCGGTGGTGTTGACAGCTCAACTCTTGCTGCGGTCTGCAAGGATGCAGGACTTGATGTTCTGGCAGTAACGGTTGTCTCTCAAAAATCTCCGTCAAGGGAAATTAAAGATGCTGCAAAAATCGCAATGGAAATTGGCGTGAAACACGAGTTTGTCAATATGGACATTCTGACACCGGAATTCAGGGAAAACACATCTGAGAGGTGCTACTTCTGCAAGAAAAAGGTTCTTTCATCTCTGGTGTCCTTGGCCGAGGAGAGGGGTTACGATGCAGTTTTTGAAGGGACAAATGCGAGCGATTTAGAAGGGCACAGACCGGGATACAAAGCTGTAAAGGAAATGCACGGGGTTTACAGTCCTTGGGCTGAATTTGGGATTACGAAGAAGGAAATAAGGATGGTAGCGAAGTCCATGGGGTTTTCGTTTTACGACAAGCCGTCTCTTGCCTGCTTGGCTTCGAGAATCCCTTCTGGCGTTGAAATTGACGAGCGAAAGCTGAGAATGGTCGATGAGGCAGAGAATCTGGTGATAGAAATTGCTGGGGTGAGGCAGGTAAGGGTGAGGAATTATGACGGTGTTGCAGTCGTGGAGGTCGGTGAAGAGGAGATAGGCAAGCTACTCGAAAAAGCGACGATAGTGAGGGACAGGCTGAAGGAAATAGGATTTAGATCGGTTCTGGTTGATCTGGAGGGCTACAGAACGGGGAAGCAGCTGTTTTAG
- a CDS encoding nucleoside recognition domain-containing protein yields MTTFFLAFSILEDSRLLPRTAYLLDGVFKKIGMSCRTVIPLLLGTGCGTMAVIVTRILETWRERIIATVLLAVGIPCSAQLGVMIGIAPDFIAMLMWISIVTAVLLITGFFASRILPGEGGFLHGNSTGESAEA; encoded by the coding sequence GTGACGACCTTCTTCCTCGCTTTTTCGATTCTGGAGGATTCAAGATTACTACCGAGAACCGCTTATCTGCTCGATGGAGTCTTCAAGAAAATCGGAATGAGTTGTAGGACTGTCATCCCGCTCCTGCTCGGCACGGGTTGTGGGACGATGGCAGTCATCGTGACCAGAATTCTTGAGACATGGAGGGAGAGGATTATAGCCACGGTTTTGCTTGCTGTGGGCATACCATGCAGCGCCCAGCTTGGAGTTATGATTGGTATAGCTCCCGACTTCATAGCGATGCTGATGTGGATTTCAATCGTCACTGCGGTTCTCCTGATAACCGGATTTTTCGCTTCCAGAATTTTACCGGGAGAGGGCGGTTTTCTTCATGGAAATTCCACCGGTGAGAGTGCCGAAGCTTGA
- a CDS encoding DUF1641 domain-containing protein gives MSEEETVKQLEPLLKKIAENQEHLIEAIDKLVWLEKSGNLDALLGFSALIKIVQDSISDAVVERNMEMISNIGLISTKFTSDRALVLLNALGDAICRCEREPEPVGMVGLMKALREPEVQKALGMLLNIARELGKNI, from the coding sequence ATGTCGGAAGAGGAGACTGTCAAGCAGCTTGAGCCCCTTCTGAAGAAAATAGCGGAGAATCAGGAGCACCTCATAGAGGCGATTGACAAGCTGGTCTGGCTTGAGAAGAGTGGGAATCTCGATGCTCTGCTTGGATTTTCAGCCCTCATCAAAATCGTTCAGGACTCAATCAGCGATGCGGTGGTGGAGAGGAACATGGAGATGATATCGAACATAGGCTTGATTTCGACCAAGTTCACCAGCGACAGAGCTTTGGTTCTGCTCAACGCTCTTGGAGATGCGATCTGCAGGTGCGAGAGGGAGCCTGAGCCCGTTGGCATGGTAGGGCTGATGAAAGCACTCAGAGAGCCTGAGGTGCAGAAGGCTCTGGGAATGCTGCTGAACATCGCGAGGGAGCTTGGGAAGAACATATAA
- a CDS encoding formate dehydrogenase accessory sulfurtransferase FdhD codes for MIEKIGEPLELAEEDQFTIFVGRTPYRIMCTPKNLQELAVGFLISEGIAKSVEDIEFREAPCLQNSNAVFVNVNGNPGESTIRSSGCIGIYREDEVVGKVEVGERFSICRDRKGSGLS; via the coding sequence GTGATTGAAAAAATCGGCGAACCTCTTGAACTCGCAGAAGAGGATCAGTTCACGATTTTTGTGGGTAGAACACCATACAGAATAATGTGCACTCCAAAAAATCTGCAAGAGCTTGCAGTTGGATTTCTGATCTCTGAAGGGATTGCCAAATCTGTTGAAGACATCGAATTCCGTGAGGCACCCTGTTTGCAGAACAGCAATGCGGTCTTCGTCAATGTGAATGGAAATCCGGGCGAATCCACCATCAGGTCTTCCGGATGCATAGGAATCTACAGAGAGGATGAAGTTGTAGGGAAGGTTGAAGTGGGAGAGAGGTTCTCAATATGCCGAGACAGAAAGGGCTCTGGATTATCTTAA
- a CDS encoding sulfurtransferase TusA family protein has translation MVVVDARGSYCPGPLMEMIKTLKQVEVGEVVEVLSSDESSAKDIPEWVKKAGHELVEVKKEEDYWRIVVKKLK, from the coding sequence ATGGTAGTTGTTGACGCAAGGGGAAGCTACTGCCCGGGCCCACTGATGGAGATGATTAAAACTCTCAAGCAGGTTGAGGTTGGAGAGGTTGTTGAGGTTCTCTCCAGCGATGAAAGCAGTGCCAAAGACATTCCTGAGTGGGTCAAGAAAGCTGGACATGAGCTTGTTGAGGTAAAGAAGGAAGAAGACTACTGGAGAATTGTTGTTAAGAAGTTGAAGTGA
- a CDS encoding FeoB small GTPase domain-containing protein, which produces MGKSALFYALTGKYATISNYPGTTVDVAIARMRDIEVIDTPGMHSLVPVTGEEEVARRLLEEVDLVVHVVDAKNIKRALPFTLQLIEAGFNVILVLNLVDEAEKLGIFINEKMLEQRLGIPVIKTIATEKRGVGSLKEEIRRRIDGGKDGRQVISSAPRLRRLSRKLKRCLKETTAFPKGPWRFCCF; this is translated from the coding sequence GTGGGGAAGAGCGCACTTTTTTACGCATTAACAGGAAAATACGCAACTATTTCAAATTATCCGGGAACCACAGTTGACGTTGCAATTGCAAGAATGAGGGATATTGAGGTGATAGACACACCGGGAATGCATTCCTTGGTTCCTGTAACCGGTGAGGAGGAGGTTGCGAGAAGACTGCTTGAGGAGGTTGATTTGGTAGTTCATGTTGTTGATGCCAAGAACATAAAGAGGGCGCTTCCCTTCACTCTTCAGCTAATCGAGGCGGGTTTTAACGTGATTCTCGTTCTCAATCTCGTAGATGAGGCTGAGAAGCTCGGTATATTCATCAACGAGAAGATGCTTGAGCAAAGGTTGGGAATTCCCGTGATAAAGACAATCGCAACGGAGAAGAGGGGCGTGGGTAGCCTGAAGGAGGAGATCAGAAGGAGAATTGATGGGGGAAAGGACGGCAGGCAGGTTATCAGTTCAGCCCCCAGATTGAGAAGGTTGTCAAGGAAGTTGAAGAGATGCTTGAAGGAGACTACAGCATTTCCAAAAGGGCCATGGCGATTTTGCTGCTTTTAA
- a CDS encoding formate dehydrogenase accessory sulfurtransferase FdhD has translation MKWERGSQYAETERALDYLNVEEYERTHGYHIAAIVGKDGLIVRRYDVGRHNAVDKAIGAALLMGVDLSRTFLLLSGRISRGIAMKCVRAGIPLVVSKAAILDSAIKVCEKKWFGCSVLCNKCSC, from the coding sequence TTGAAGTGGGAGAGAGGTTCTCAATATGCCGAGACAGAAAGGGCTCTGGATTATCTTAACGTCGAAGAGTATGAGAGAACACATGGATATCATATTGCTGCAATAGTGGGGAAAGATGGATTAATTGTCCGGAGATACGACGTTGGAAGGCACAACGCTGTTGATAAAGCCATAGGGGCGGCTCTATTGATGGGGGTTGACCTGAGCCGGACTTTCTTGCTACTGTCAGGCAGAATTTCGAGGGGTATAGCGATGAAATGTGTGAGAGCCGGAATACCTCTTGTGGTGTCCAAGGCGGCGATACTGGATTCTGCGATAAAGGTGTGCGAAAAAAAGTGGTTTGGCTGCAGTGTCCTTTGCAACAAATGTAGTTGTTAG